A portion of the Magnolia sinica isolate HGM2019 chromosome 17, MsV1, whole genome shotgun sequence genome contains these proteins:
- the LOC131231163 gene encoding uncharacterized protein LOC131231163 isoform X1 yields METESHVPTPPLTDADIIRLANQHPQPPQACATLLSSTPQSTLLSFLHARSLSPSPSVHVTEYLSSLLSLISQNAPPSPSISSLMSSLLISYLRLFYSHKIPHDSNSSRIFHLFSLHLPKIPLPPLISEILSNLSEIAGPDDAHPLDLLPRSLDLVRSSDEIEGTNDYIDSVLGQIVSVDWSKALLIKIVSLLREFPPLDKARARDFLEKVFNGMRNVDLQDLPSLVYQLLLLGSKGGFGKRTVVEGIVGFFGAVVGSRATAAIVRQVEGTVLLHVNFAVKQDSSLGQEVLGIVRSDMRVFNHFAVTVLLSVARVRRFSESAMGVLKMAVVTTYRGYRFARDCKWLPDSLKKDSLHTAKRVEKAVIRAINESNYGREHIVSSIIQFGFGLLESVEGSNGEDFSDSDGLMGTGELGIQILKTLFEVHDMARNEIIEQCKFRILSLKPQQTMPIIRLISCLVQSYPYPTLEHVARLKELLDYFTFMHDKTSISFVTAILPLMKFSRDLQDYTILVMRKAMFRREDTVRIAATNAIIDLIVADKQSKNNGPNSMQESSSQASCSQQAGIPCGMGTGLFQDLSGLLRRCLSQQARVKEVMYQGLVKLVMLDPFIAGPVFDFLWPHFLSFYHEDEDVQLSVSSCIKLENGKACLEEPLDCLLSCVSWILLLQSHNKTDRPSEYSWPCFGFSLSQENEAGRVSSSESFSNALLNIRKLLRNGCLEDVIAKCQDPGSCAFEGEKGSYSSWILSGIVEVLLNAVATELEKATETEKVDLEKELLELINLYDSLQKVACNTKQGNGLAKGSSRSITQDILEKSDQNTKEGPRATLLKLSQARSPFLSTSSIHQLLVTALKLYNVDASNTHTVSQNHSQSSSSSKTSFHCSKLIAFVLKACLHLLKSFPAMPNDDPLKTLIYGDIKVLGCPLLQLVLLLKSSSKSGRDKKKKEAKGKKTLEDRGEQILQSLVCLHELLKISLHGPHWTGLIEDLVSASSFEHDLENGADACGDGDSGVATMVDDQHVRSMHLFLEKRIKPLLSELLDLSLHRESEVVSEMMLMIGNKLSCKLRNFYGSWAVCICKSNSTVNSRAAQRVVALVIYLSSPPNDLMVAQDMASELLKVIGSDERDALQKSEIYPVINHSTENAIATMLLQFIESVLVDVDWAIKKLKAFSNIGHEIINLDNSDPCGERAPGLILEEALYSRSEALVNLLSSFAEMSLKDPHAEQFLKSTAKFYKHLAHMTKLRIAPKGCKQPLPGQKFQRLAEVTCKKLTAPLYNFVALMQRNQQENVQNRGIIKKIKRENRCIPDLIFQIEDYEKYLIQLSKLTKVNLLRHAKRSTARDFKILDAKKVARPEEPPEREPSQVNPAASRNDSSEESEGEEESESEKVVLPEADTVAAAENSGSDSEDQQIVMKTKRVAKKRKVVQDSDEEA; encoded by the exons ATGGAAACCGAATCCCACGTCCCTACCCCACCGCTAACGGACGCTGATATCATACGCCTCGCCAACCAACACCCTCAGCCTCCCCAAGCCTGCGCAACCCTCTTATCCTCCACCCCGCAATCCACCCTCCTCTCCTTCCTCCACGCCCGCTCCCTCTCTCCTTCCCCCTCCGTCCACGTCACCGAATACCTCTCCTCCCTCCTATCTCTCATTTCCCAAAATGCCCCTCCAAGCCCTTCAATTTCCTCCCTAATGTCCTCCCTTCTCATCTCCTACCTCCGCCTCTTCTACTCCCATAAAATCCCCCACGACTCGAATTCTTCCAGAATCTTCCATCTTTTCTCCCTCCATCTTCCCAAAATACCCCTCCCTCCTCTCATCTCCGAGATCCTCTCCAATCTCTCCGAAATTGCAGGCCCCGATGACGCCCACCCTCTCGACCTCCTCCCTCGATCACTCGACCTCGTCCGGTCATCGGATGAGATCGAAGGGACCAACGACTACATCGACTCTGTGCTTGGCCAGATCGTGTCGGTTGACTGGTCCAAGGCTCTACTTATCAAGATTGTCTCCCTCCTCCGTGAATTCCCACCGCTGGATAAAGCCCGGGCGAGGGATTTTCTcgagaaggtttttaatggaatGAGGAACGTTGATCTGCAGGACCTGCCGTCACTTGTCTACCAGCTGCTGCTCCTGGGTTCAAAGGGTGGGTTCGGTAAGCGGACTGTGGTTGAAGGGATAGTAGGCTTCTTTGGGGCAGTGGTGGGGTCGAGGGCGACGGCGGCGATTGTCCGGCAGGTTGAGGGGACGGTGCTACTGCATGTGAATTTCGCGGTGAAGCAAGATTCTTCGCTGGGGCAGGAGGTTTTGGGGATCGTGCGATCAGATATGAGGGTTTTTAATCATTTTGCGGTCACGGTTTTGCTGTCGGTTGCGAGGGTTCGGAGGTTTAGTGAGAGCGCAATGGGTGTACTGAAAATGGCCGTGGTTACGACGTATCGAGGGTACCGATTCGCAAG AGATTGTAAATGGTTGCCGGATAGTTTGAAAAAAGACTCTCTCCATACAGCTAAAAGAGTGGAGAAGGCTGTGATACGAGCT ATTAATGAGAGCAACTATGGAAGGGAGCACATTGTGTCCAGCATCATTCAGTTTGGCTTTGGTTTGCTAGAATCAGTTGAAGGCTCCAACGGAGAAGATTTTTCCGACTCTGATGGTTTGATGGGCACCGGAGAACTCGGCATTCAGATACTGAAGACTCTGTTTGAAGTCCATGACATGGCAAGAAACGAG ATAATTGAACAGTGCAAATTTCGCATCCTTTCTCTGAAGCCTCAACAAACCATGCCAATCATCAG ACTGATCAGCTGTCTGGTTCAGAGTTATCCCTATCCCACGCTCGAACATGTTGCACGGCTGAAGGAACTTTTGGATTACTTCACTTTCATGCATGATAAAACTTCCATCTCATTCGTTACTGCTATATTGCCACTCATGAAATTCAGCCGTGATCTGCAG GATTACACAATTTTGGTCATGCGGAAGGCCATgtttagaagagaagatacagtCCGTATTGCTGCTACTAATGCTATTATTGATCTGATTGTCGCGGACAAACAATCCAAGaataatggtccaaattcaatgcaAGAGTCTTCCAGCCAAGCTAGTTGCAGCCAGCAAGCCGGGATTCCCTGTGGGATGGGAACAGGCCTCTTTCAAGACCTGAGTGGATTGCTCCGCAGATGCCTTTCACAACAG GCTAGAGTTAAAGAGGTCATGTATCAGGGGCTTGTGAAACTTGTCATGTTGGACCCGTTCATTGCAGGGCCTGTCTTTGATTTCCTGTGGCCTCACTTTCTTTCCTTTTACCATGAG GATGAAGACGTCCAGCTTAGTGTTAGCAGTTGCATTAAACTGGAGAATGGCAAAGCTTGCCTTGAAGAACCTTTAGATTGCCTCCTATCGTGTGTCTCTTGGATTCTTCTCCTCCAGTCACATAACAAAACAGATCGTCCATCAGAGTATTCATGGCCATGTTTTGGGTTCTCTCTTTCTCAAGAGAACGAG GCAGGAAGAGTTTCCTCTAGCGAATCTTTCTCAAATGCTTTATTAAATATACGGAAGTTGTTGAGAAATGGCTGTTTGGAAG ATGTTATAGCCAAGTGTCAGGATCCAGGCTCTTGTGCTTTTGAAGGAGAGAAGGGTAGCTACTCTTCTTGGATATTGTCAGGAATTGTCGAGGTATTGTTAAATGCAGTTGCAACAGAGTTGGAGAAAGCTACAGAAACAGAAAAGGTGGATCTTGAAAAAGAACTTTTGGAGCTCATCAATCTGTATGATTCTTTGCAAAAGGTTGCATGCAATACTAAACAAGGGAATGGTCTTGCAAAGGGATCGTCAAGATCTATTACTCAAGATATCCTGGAAAAGTCTGATCAGAACACCAAAGAAGGTCCACGTGCCACCCTCCTGAAATTGTCTCAAGCAAGAAGTCCTTTCTTGTCAACTTCAAGTATTCATCAGCTGTTAGTGACCGCACTGAAGTTATATAATGTTGATGCTTCTAATACCCATACAGTTTCTCAGAATCACAGCCaatcatcatcttcatccaagACATCATTTCACTGTTCGAAACTGATTGCCTTTGTGTTGAAGGCTTGCCTTCATCTACTAAAATCTTTCCCTGCCAtgccaaatgatgatccattgaAGACCTTGATCTATGGAGATATCAAAGTGTTGGGATGCCCACTGTTGCAGTTGGTGTTGCTGCTCAAGTCAAGCTCTAAGTCAGGGagggataaaaagaaaaaagaagctaaGGGCAAGAAAACCTTGGAAGATCGAGGGGAACAGATCCTCCAGTCGTTGGTTTGTTTGCATGAACTGCTTAAAATAAGTCTACATGGGCCTCATTGGACTGGATTGATTGAGGATTTGGTGTCTGCATCCTCATTTGAACATGATTTAGAAAATGGTGCAGATGCCTGTGGGGATGGTGATAGTGGGGTAGCCACAATGGTTGATGATCAACATGTGAGAAGTATGCATTTGTTCCTAGAAAAAAGAATCAAGCCTTTGCTCTCTGAGCTACTTGATCTTTCACTTCACCGGGAATCTGAG GTTGTCTccgagatgatgttgatgattggGAACAAACTTTCATGTAAGCTACGGAACTTCTATGGGTCGTGGGCCGTTTGTATTTGCAAGAGCAATTCAACAGTGAATTCCAGAGCTGCTCAACGTGTGGTAGCACTTGTCATCTATTTAAGTTCACCTCCTAATGATTTAATGGTTGCACAAGACATGGCATCTGAGCTCTTGAAAGTCATTGGGTCTGATGAGAGGGACGCATTACAGAAGTCCGAAATTTATCCTGTGATAAATCATTCAACAGAGAATGCAATAGCTACTATGTTATTGCAATTTATTGAATCTGTTCTTGTTGATGTAGACTGGGCCATAAAGAAGTTGAAGGCATTTTCCAACATTGGTCATGAAATCATCAACCTTGACAATAGTGATCCTTGTGGGGAAAGGGCACCTGGACTGATACTGGAAGAGGCACTTTACTCTAGGTCAGAAGCTCTGGTGAATTTGTTATCATCTTTTGCAGAGATGAGCCTCAAAG ATCCTCATGCAGAGCAATTCTTAAAATCAACTGCAAAGTTCTACAAGCATTTGGCTCATATGACAAAACTTAGGATTGCTCCTAAAGGGTGCAAACAACCTTTACCTGGACAAAAGTTCCAGAGGCTAGCTGAAGTAACTTGCAAAAAGCTTACTGCTCCACTATACAACTTTGTGGCTTTGATGCAAAGG AATCAACAAGAAAATGTGCAAAACAGGGGAATTATTAAAAAGATCAAAAGAGAGAACAGATGCATTCCAGATCTGATCTTTCAAATAGAAGATTACGAGAAATATCTCATCCAACTTAGCAAATTGACCAAAGTCAACCTGCTGAGGCATGCCAAGCGCAGCACTGCCCGGGATTTTAAGATACTAGATGCAAAAAAGGTAGCTAGACCAGAAGAGCCACCTGAACGCGAACCTAGCCAGGTAAATCCTGCTGCATCTCGGAATGACTCGAGTGAGGAATCtgaaggtgaggaagaaagtgagtcTGAGAAGGTTGTATTGCCTGAAGCCGATACTGTTGCAGCAGCGGAGAATTCAGGATCTGATAGTGAAGATCAACAGATAGTTATGAAAACCAAGAGGGTAGCGAAAAAGCGCAAGGTTGTGCAGGACTCGGATGAAGAAGCATAG
- the LOC131231163 gene encoding uncharacterized protein LOC131231163 isoform X2 — METESHVPTPPLTDADIIRLANQHPQPPQACATLLSSTPQSTLLSFLHARSLSPSPSVHVTEYLSSLLSLISQNAPPSPSISSLMSSLLISYLRLFYSHKIPHDSNSSRIFHLFSLHLPKIPLPPLISEILSNLSEIAGPDDAHPLDLLPRSLDLVRSSDEIEGTNDYIDSVLGQIVSVDWSKALLIKIVSLLREFPPLDKARARDFLEKVFNGMRNVDLQDLPSLVYQLLLLGSKGGFGKRTVVEGIVGFFGAVVGSRATAAIVRQVEGTVLLHVNFAVKQDSSLGQEVLGIVRSDMRVFNHFAVTVLLSVARVRRFSESAMGVLKMAVVTTYRGYRFARDCKWLPDSLKKDSLHTAKRVEKAVIRAINESNYGREHIVSSIIQFGFGLLESVEGSNGEDFSDSDGLMGTGELGIQILKTLFEVHDMARNEIIEQCKFRILSLKPQQTMPIIRLISCLVQSYPYPTLEHVARLKELLDYFTFMHDKTSISFVTAILPLMKFSRDLQDYTILVMRKAMFRREDTVRIAATNAIIDLIVADKQSKNNGPNSMQESSSQASCSQQAGIPCGMGTGLFQDLSGLLRRCLSQQGLVKLVMLDPFIAGPVFDFLWPHFLSFYHEDEDVQLSVSSCIKLENGKACLEEPLDCLLSCVSWILLLQSHNKTDRPSEYSWPCFGFSLSQENEAGRVSSSESFSNALLNIRKLLRNGCLEDVIAKCQDPGSCAFEGEKGSYSSWILSGIVEVLLNAVATELEKATETEKVDLEKELLELINLYDSLQKVACNTKQGNGLAKGSSRSITQDILEKSDQNTKEGPRATLLKLSQARSPFLSTSSIHQLLVTALKLYNVDASNTHTVSQNHSQSSSSSKTSFHCSKLIAFVLKACLHLLKSFPAMPNDDPLKTLIYGDIKVLGCPLLQLVLLLKSSSKSGRDKKKKEAKGKKTLEDRGEQILQSLVCLHELLKISLHGPHWTGLIEDLVSASSFEHDLENGADACGDGDSGVATMVDDQHVRSMHLFLEKRIKPLLSELLDLSLHRESEVVSEMMLMIGNKLSCKLRNFYGSWAVCICKSNSTVNSRAAQRVVALVIYLSSPPNDLMVAQDMASELLKVIGSDERDALQKSEIYPVINHSTENAIATMLLQFIESVLVDVDWAIKKLKAFSNIGHEIINLDNSDPCGERAPGLILEEALYSRSEALVNLLSSFAEMSLKDPHAEQFLKSTAKFYKHLAHMTKLRIAPKGCKQPLPGQKFQRLAEVTCKKLTAPLYNFVALMQRNQQENVQNRGIIKKIKRENRCIPDLIFQIEDYEKYLIQLSKLTKVNLLRHAKRSTARDFKILDAKKVARPEEPPEREPSQVNPAASRNDSSEESEGEEESESEKVVLPEADTVAAAENSGSDSEDQQIVMKTKRVAKKRKVVQDSDEEA; from the exons ATGGAAACCGAATCCCACGTCCCTACCCCACCGCTAACGGACGCTGATATCATACGCCTCGCCAACCAACACCCTCAGCCTCCCCAAGCCTGCGCAACCCTCTTATCCTCCACCCCGCAATCCACCCTCCTCTCCTTCCTCCACGCCCGCTCCCTCTCTCCTTCCCCCTCCGTCCACGTCACCGAATACCTCTCCTCCCTCCTATCTCTCATTTCCCAAAATGCCCCTCCAAGCCCTTCAATTTCCTCCCTAATGTCCTCCCTTCTCATCTCCTACCTCCGCCTCTTCTACTCCCATAAAATCCCCCACGACTCGAATTCTTCCAGAATCTTCCATCTTTTCTCCCTCCATCTTCCCAAAATACCCCTCCCTCCTCTCATCTCCGAGATCCTCTCCAATCTCTCCGAAATTGCAGGCCCCGATGACGCCCACCCTCTCGACCTCCTCCCTCGATCACTCGACCTCGTCCGGTCATCGGATGAGATCGAAGGGACCAACGACTACATCGACTCTGTGCTTGGCCAGATCGTGTCGGTTGACTGGTCCAAGGCTCTACTTATCAAGATTGTCTCCCTCCTCCGTGAATTCCCACCGCTGGATAAAGCCCGGGCGAGGGATTTTCTcgagaaggtttttaatggaatGAGGAACGTTGATCTGCAGGACCTGCCGTCACTTGTCTACCAGCTGCTGCTCCTGGGTTCAAAGGGTGGGTTCGGTAAGCGGACTGTGGTTGAAGGGATAGTAGGCTTCTTTGGGGCAGTGGTGGGGTCGAGGGCGACGGCGGCGATTGTCCGGCAGGTTGAGGGGACGGTGCTACTGCATGTGAATTTCGCGGTGAAGCAAGATTCTTCGCTGGGGCAGGAGGTTTTGGGGATCGTGCGATCAGATATGAGGGTTTTTAATCATTTTGCGGTCACGGTTTTGCTGTCGGTTGCGAGGGTTCGGAGGTTTAGTGAGAGCGCAATGGGTGTACTGAAAATGGCCGTGGTTACGACGTATCGAGGGTACCGATTCGCAAG AGATTGTAAATGGTTGCCGGATAGTTTGAAAAAAGACTCTCTCCATACAGCTAAAAGAGTGGAGAAGGCTGTGATACGAGCT ATTAATGAGAGCAACTATGGAAGGGAGCACATTGTGTCCAGCATCATTCAGTTTGGCTTTGGTTTGCTAGAATCAGTTGAAGGCTCCAACGGAGAAGATTTTTCCGACTCTGATGGTTTGATGGGCACCGGAGAACTCGGCATTCAGATACTGAAGACTCTGTTTGAAGTCCATGACATGGCAAGAAACGAG ATAATTGAACAGTGCAAATTTCGCATCCTTTCTCTGAAGCCTCAACAAACCATGCCAATCATCAG ACTGATCAGCTGTCTGGTTCAGAGTTATCCCTATCCCACGCTCGAACATGTTGCACGGCTGAAGGAACTTTTGGATTACTTCACTTTCATGCATGATAAAACTTCCATCTCATTCGTTACTGCTATATTGCCACTCATGAAATTCAGCCGTGATCTGCAG GATTACACAATTTTGGTCATGCGGAAGGCCATgtttagaagagaagatacagtCCGTATTGCTGCTACTAATGCTATTATTGATCTGATTGTCGCGGACAAACAATCCAAGaataatggtccaaattcaatgcaAGAGTCTTCCAGCCAAGCTAGTTGCAGCCAGCAAGCCGGGATTCCCTGTGGGATGGGAACAGGCCTCTTTCAAGACCTGAGTGGATTGCTCCGCAGATGCCTTTCACAACAG GGGCTTGTGAAACTTGTCATGTTGGACCCGTTCATTGCAGGGCCTGTCTTTGATTTCCTGTGGCCTCACTTTCTTTCCTTTTACCATGAG GATGAAGACGTCCAGCTTAGTGTTAGCAGTTGCATTAAACTGGAGAATGGCAAAGCTTGCCTTGAAGAACCTTTAGATTGCCTCCTATCGTGTGTCTCTTGGATTCTTCTCCTCCAGTCACATAACAAAACAGATCGTCCATCAGAGTATTCATGGCCATGTTTTGGGTTCTCTCTTTCTCAAGAGAACGAG GCAGGAAGAGTTTCCTCTAGCGAATCTTTCTCAAATGCTTTATTAAATATACGGAAGTTGTTGAGAAATGGCTGTTTGGAAG ATGTTATAGCCAAGTGTCAGGATCCAGGCTCTTGTGCTTTTGAAGGAGAGAAGGGTAGCTACTCTTCTTGGATATTGTCAGGAATTGTCGAGGTATTGTTAAATGCAGTTGCAACAGAGTTGGAGAAAGCTACAGAAACAGAAAAGGTGGATCTTGAAAAAGAACTTTTGGAGCTCATCAATCTGTATGATTCTTTGCAAAAGGTTGCATGCAATACTAAACAAGGGAATGGTCTTGCAAAGGGATCGTCAAGATCTATTACTCAAGATATCCTGGAAAAGTCTGATCAGAACACCAAAGAAGGTCCACGTGCCACCCTCCTGAAATTGTCTCAAGCAAGAAGTCCTTTCTTGTCAACTTCAAGTATTCATCAGCTGTTAGTGACCGCACTGAAGTTATATAATGTTGATGCTTCTAATACCCATACAGTTTCTCAGAATCACAGCCaatcatcatcttcatccaagACATCATTTCACTGTTCGAAACTGATTGCCTTTGTGTTGAAGGCTTGCCTTCATCTACTAAAATCTTTCCCTGCCAtgccaaatgatgatccattgaAGACCTTGATCTATGGAGATATCAAAGTGTTGGGATGCCCACTGTTGCAGTTGGTGTTGCTGCTCAAGTCAAGCTCTAAGTCAGGGagggataaaaagaaaaaagaagctaaGGGCAAGAAAACCTTGGAAGATCGAGGGGAACAGATCCTCCAGTCGTTGGTTTGTTTGCATGAACTGCTTAAAATAAGTCTACATGGGCCTCATTGGACTGGATTGATTGAGGATTTGGTGTCTGCATCCTCATTTGAACATGATTTAGAAAATGGTGCAGATGCCTGTGGGGATGGTGATAGTGGGGTAGCCACAATGGTTGATGATCAACATGTGAGAAGTATGCATTTGTTCCTAGAAAAAAGAATCAAGCCTTTGCTCTCTGAGCTACTTGATCTTTCACTTCACCGGGAATCTGAG GTTGTCTccgagatgatgttgatgattggGAACAAACTTTCATGTAAGCTACGGAACTTCTATGGGTCGTGGGCCGTTTGTATTTGCAAGAGCAATTCAACAGTGAATTCCAGAGCTGCTCAACGTGTGGTAGCACTTGTCATCTATTTAAGTTCACCTCCTAATGATTTAATGGTTGCACAAGACATGGCATCTGAGCTCTTGAAAGTCATTGGGTCTGATGAGAGGGACGCATTACAGAAGTCCGAAATTTATCCTGTGATAAATCATTCAACAGAGAATGCAATAGCTACTATGTTATTGCAATTTATTGAATCTGTTCTTGTTGATGTAGACTGGGCCATAAAGAAGTTGAAGGCATTTTCCAACATTGGTCATGAAATCATCAACCTTGACAATAGTGATCCTTGTGGGGAAAGGGCACCTGGACTGATACTGGAAGAGGCACTTTACTCTAGGTCAGAAGCTCTGGTGAATTTGTTATCATCTTTTGCAGAGATGAGCCTCAAAG ATCCTCATGCAGAGCAATTCTTAAAATCAACTGCAAAGTTCTACAAGCATTTGGCTCATATGACAAAACTTAGGATTGCTCCTAAAGGGTGCAAACAACCTTTACCTGGACAAAAGTTCCAGAGGCTAGCTGAAGTAACTTGCAAAAAGCTTACTGCTCCACTATACAACTTTGTGGCTTTGATGCAAAGG AATCAACAAGAAAATGTGCAAAACAGGGGAATTATTAAAAAGATCAAAAGAGAGAACAGATGCATTCCAGATCTGATCTTTCAAATAGAAGATTACGAGAAATATCTCATCCAACTTAGCAAATTGACCAAAGTCAACCTGCTGAGGCATGCCAAGCGCAGCACTGCCCGGGATTTTAAGATACTAGATGCAAAAAAGGTAGCTAGACCAGAAGAGCCACCTGAACGCGAACCTAGCCAGGTAAATCCTGCTGCATCTCGGAATGACTCGAGTGAGGAATCtgaaggtgaggaagaaagtgagtcTGAGAAGGTTGTATTGCCTGAAGCCGATACTGTTGCAGCAGCGGAGAATTCAGGATCTGATAGTGAAGATCAACAGATAGTTATGAAAACCAAGAGGGTAGCGAAAAAGCGCAAGGTTGTGCAGGACTCGGATGAAGAAGCATAG